GAGGGACATGTGGCACCTGCACCTGCTTCCTGATTGGGCACAATTGCCCCTTGGAtgcagagtgggggtggggacccAGGGCTTCCAGGACACGGGAAGCTGCTCTCAGAAGCCCCAGAGGCATGTTGGGGTGGGTGGACCTGGCGTTGGGCAGGGGTCTGCTGGGCTCAGGGGGCAGCGCGGTGGGGCTAGTGTACTGCCCCAGGGAGCTTTCCAGGAGCAGGCGGTCCTGGGCAGAGGTGGGCGTGTCTGTCTGTTTCGGGGACCTCGGGCATGGAGGTGTATGTGTGCATTCATTCCCGTCACCCCACTCTCCATCCCGACTGTGTCCTTTGATGTGCGCCGGCCTCGCTGTACAgggactcccctccccccagcaccctGTCTAGTTACCGCTGCGTCTGGCCCTCAGCTGCTCAGACACCTGCGGTTCCTGTCGCAGCCCCTGGACCCCACTGCGCTGGGGGGAGCAAACTCACTGCCATCCCTGGTGGGGGCTTGGCCAGCCCACCTTTGTGCGAATCAGAACGGGACCCCCGGCAGGGGGCCGTCGGATTGCAGACCGTGTGTGCCCCCAATGCACCCGCACCCGAGGCCCCGCCCCTGTGAGCCTCCCTCAGGTGACCCCACCCCAGAAAGGCCGCCCAGGCCACACTCCGTCACCCCTGCAGGAACCTGGGCCTGTGGGCAAGGGGGCTGGGGGACCAGCCAAGGTTTAGGGAGCCAGGCTTCGTGGGGCCTGGGCTGTGGCCTTCCTCATGGTGGCTGGATCCTGCGCCGCTCCCTCCTGCTGGGGCGCTCCTGGTGCCTGGCTTGTggtctccccccgcccctcccctcttAGCTCTCAGCTCTGAGAAGCCCACCCAGCCTCCACCCCCTGTCCCCCAGCCTGGCTTCTCTCCTGGGTGTGCTCCCGCTTCTGGGGGGCTCTGTCGTGGAGGGTGCTCATCTTCCTCCCATCACTGTGTGGGAGCCGCTGCTTTTCAAGTTcaaacccctgccccctcctgtAGACTAAACACCCCGCCCCACACTTGGTTCCTTTCTgcctggagggggcaggggcaggatggCAAGGTGGTGACCTCTCTGGCCTCTTTGGGGTCCCTCTTGTTGCCCCACTGGCTTGTACCGCCCCTAGCTCTCTTGGGGTACACGTGTGAGCTATTTGGGGTACCCCATAGGTAGGGGTGGCTCTGCTGGACTTCCCCACGTCCCCCAGCCTTGCTCAGGAGCCCGGGGGGCAGGGTGGCGGGTCCCCTACCTCGCAAATGTCCCGCTGGGGCCTGGAGTTCAGGACCCTTATCTGCAGGAGAGCTGCTGGGCCCCCCTTGGGTCAGCAGGCAACCCTCTATACGTCTCCTGGCCACCCCCAGGACCCCAGGTCTGAGAGGGTGATGGCAGTGGAAGCCTGGCGTCTGGGTGCGGCACATGTGAGCGTGTCTTCCTCTGTATCTCCCATGTTTCCGTGCTTCGTGTCTGTGTCCTTTTCTGCGTGTCTGCACGGCTCCTGTGGTTGTGGGGCCCCTGCTTGGGGACACTGAACCCCTCCTTGTCCAGAGCCTTGGACAAGGCTCCTGCCCGGCAGGCTCTGTGATGACCGCAAGTCCCCAGCACGTGGGTGGGCAGCGTCGAGGGGCTCTGGCCAGGCTACCCTGCTCCTGACACCAACCCGTTCCCTCTCCGTGGGCCATGCTGAGAGGAGCACGGCGCGGATTCCAGACATTTGGGGTGCAGTAGCCGTCGGGGAGGGACCACCCTGGACGGGGGTGAGGGGCCCTGGGACAGGGCGGTCTCCGGGTGGGCACAGGAAGGCGGGCTGGGCGGGGTCAGGGACAGGGCGCCTGCACCCGCAGAAAACCCTCGCCCATCCGGAGGGACCCCGCTGACTCTGGGGTCCTGGGCCCGCGCCCGCAGAGCATGGGGCCCCGCGTGTCCCCGCGCAGACCGTGCTCTTCCAGGGCAAGAGGGCCGGCCTGACGTACCGCGTGCCCTCACTGCTGCCCGTGCCCCCAGGGCCCACCCTGCTGGCCTTCGCGGAGCAGCAGCTGAGCCCCGACGACGCCCACGCCCACCGCCTGGTGCAGAGGACCGGCACGCTGGCTGGGGGCCCCGTGCGGGTGAGCCCGGGGTGGGCGGCGGGGCCCGCGCCGCGCGGAAGGACTGGGGACTGAGGCTCGGCCCCCTCCCCGCAGTGGGGCGCCGCGCGCGTGCTGGGGGCGGCGGCCCTGGACGAGCACCGCTCCAGGAACCCCTGCCCGGTGCACGTCGTGCGCACGGCCGGTCTtcctcttcatcgccgtgcacggCCGCGAGGCCGCGCAGATCGCTGCGGGCGAGAACGCCGCGCGCCTCTGCTGCGTGACCAGCGAGGACGCGGGGCGCAGCTGGGGTGGCGCGCGGGACCTCACAGCGGAGGCAGTGGGCGGCGCCGAGCAGGGTAGGTGGGCGTCCCGTCTGCAaggcgcgggggtgggggggaaggggggtccGAGCAGGGTGGGGGTCGCGCGGGGCGGGGATGGGATTCTGCACCGCGGGGGGGTCTGCACCCCGGCGGTGGAGGGGGGCCTGGCTGGAGCTCCCGCCTCGCTCCGCACCCAGCCTAAGCGCCACCGACACCGTTTGCTGGGCCGCCCCCGTCCTGTCCCCGGAACCCCTCAGTCCTGCGCCCAGCAGGCTCTGTCATCTTCCCGAGCCTGTCTCTGTCTGAGCGCTGAGGTCCCTTCTGGCCCCAAACCCCAGGTGGGTCACCTCTTTtaccccttcctcttcttccttctcacccctcccccagggcccagcccagggctgcagCCGGGTAGGTCGGCTTGACACCAAAGCTTTCCCTCTGCTCTTGCTGCCCCTTCCGCAAGGGCCTGACCACCCACTGCCCTCGGGGCCACTCTGACCCTGGCATGTGGAAGCTGACCCAGGGGTCACCTAGGCCCTGGCAGGTAGGAGCTAAACAGAGGGGTGGGGCAGGCTCTGAGACCCAGACAGGACACAGCGGATCTAAAGAGCTGTCTGCTGGTGTGGACCCCGCCCCAGGGGACTCGAGCCCATTGCCAGGAGGGGCTGCCCAGAGCCTCCCGCCCTCAGCTGCCCCTCTGCCTGGGCAGCGCGCACACTTGGGTGCTGGCCTCCCGCTCACCTGCTGAGAACCTGGCCCAGCGGCCTGCCTGGGCTCGTGGCTCCTGCTAATGACCCAAGAGGCTTGTACAGCCTGGCGGTGGCCGGAAGGAGTGGACAGTGGGGGCACAGTGAGCTGGTGGCTGCCTCCTGAGCCGTCCCCTAACCCGGGCACTGGTCCCCCATCCTCCCCGTCCCCCAGGGCGGTGGTGCTGCCTGACCGTGGGGACCAGCAGCCCTTCCTCCCTGCAGACTGGGCCACGTTTGCTGTCGGCTCCACCCATGGCGTCCGGCTGGGCTCGGGCCGCCTGCTGGTGCTGGCCTACACGTACCGCGTGGACTGGCGAGAGTGCTTCGGTGAGATCTGTGGGACCGACCCCCACTCCTTCGCCGCACCTGGCACCGCGGGGGCCTCGTGCCCAACCTGCGCTCGGGCGAGGGCCAGTTGGCGGTGGTGGACAGAGGGCCAGCCGGGGGCATCCTCTACTGCAATGCCTGGAGCCCCTGGGCAGCCATGTGCAGGTGCTCAGTGTAGACGAGGGtgcctccttcctgcctgggGAGCTGGTACTTGCCCTGGCCGAGACCGCCGGGGGCTGCCAGGACAGCATTGTGGGCTTTCCGGCCCCGCCCTCCAGCAGGCCGGATGATGAGGGGTGCTCCATGGGTACCAGGAACCCCCTCCACCTTCCACACCTCTGCCCTGAGCCCCAGGAACCCCCAGAGGAAGGAGGGCGCTGGAGACACCcgagggggcggggggctgggtgGGACAGAGGGATGTGGGGATGGCCCCAGTGAGCCTGGCCCAGGGTCTGGGCTTGGTGGGAACAGGGGGGCCTGGACCCCCGAGCTCCTGGTCCCCCCTCGGCCTTGTCTCAGAGCCCCACGTGGCTGCTGTATTCCCACCCGGTGGGGCGCAGGGCACAGCTCCACATGGGCATCCTCCTGAGCCGGTCCTCCCGGACCCCCACAGCTGCACGGAGCCCTGGGCGATCCACGAGGGCCCCAGTGGCTACTCTGACCTGGCGTCCATCAGGCCCACCCCCGAGAGAGCCCTGACCTTCGCCTGTCTGTACGAGAGTGGGACCGGGGTCTCCTACGAGGAGATCTCCTTCTGCATGTTCTCCCTGCAGGAGGTCCTGGGGAACGTGAGGGCGGCGCCGGGCATCCCAGCCTTGGGGACAAGCCTCCGGGGCGCTGCCGGCCCTCCTGATGGGCCTCTGGCCAGGCCCAGGAGGAgcggggaggagagcaggggcgGAGGATGCTGGGAggtggcggggcgggggtgtCGGCGTGACCCTGACCCAGGCCTGGACGGGGCTCCAGCCTGGAGAGGCGCCTTTGCTCCTTGGCTTCTCCATGGAGGTTCGTGAGGGTGTTTGTGAGGGACCTCGCTGAATTTCACAGAAGCTCAGTTGTAACAGTGTCCAAGCAGGGCTGGTCTTTAGGAAGGAGGTGTGCAGCCGGGAGGGAGGGTGGCCCGGATGGCCCGGATGGCCCAGGGTGGACGGACGGGTGGCCCTGGGTGGctcaccccgccccctcccaagGCCgacagcaggggctggggggtgtggCGGTGGGAGGGTGGCGCCGGGATCCTTAGCCTAGCCCGCGGTGCTTGGTCGCCTGTaccattttcctctttcctcttgctCTGCTGGCTTTTTCCTGGCttatgaacaagaaataaagggATCCTGCATGTCTGTCCAGGGGTGtctctcctcaattctttccacGTCGAAGCCTGGGGAGGGTCCCCAGCGCTCTAGCCACGTCACTGTGGGGTCTGCCCCCCAAGCTAGACTCTCCAGTGCTGGAGACTGCCAGCCGCGGGGCAGGAGGAGGACAGGAAAAGCCGTCTCTGTGTGGCAGCCCAGATCTGCGTGGTCTCTGCACTGCTGGCCGGAGGGGCcggtggggagtgggggcagcTGCCCCTCCCTGGATGGGTTACCTCCCAGGACCGGCCCTCTGTGCCCTTGTGGAAGcacctttttatttcctcttctttgtaacatcttctttctggttataaaaataaaatgcgtTCGTTGTAGAAAATGTGGGAAAtgtataaaactataaagaaaaaagtgaccCACACAGACCCTTCTGCCCACCACAACTATGATTATCTTTTTGGCATTTCTTTCTGATTCCTtgaagaaattctttttaaaaaaatacggCTTCATTTTAGCACGTTATCACCCTCCCCGCCAGCTCTGTTTACGGGCCCCGATGCGCCATGATGAGGACCCTGCAGGGCGACCTTCTGGGGCTGGTCGGTTTCCCCAGTTGCCAGTCATGCGTGATGAGCCTCTTTGGGGTGTCCCTGGATGGCCCCAGTTCCTGTCACCTCCTTAGCCTGGACTCTGGGACAGCATGACGTCTTACACGGTCTTCCCGAAGGGTGGGGACGTCCAGGAAGCCTCTGAGCAGTGGCGGCCCAAGGGTCCCCAGGGAACTCAGAACAGCCAGTCCCCTGGGAGCCGGGAGGCCCCCTTATTGCTCTCCTTCACTGTCAGCCGTCCCTGCAGGGGTGGCCACCTTTCAGGGGTCACCACTGGGCTCCAGGcaccccccccacctccaggccACCTCAGTCCCCCGTAAGGACAGCCCCTCTACCTGGGGCTTTTGGGCAGTGGCTTGagtctgcttttctgttttcaggTTTAAGCCACAGAAACCAGCAAAGACGGGCAGGTGGGGCTTTCCAGAGGCCCAGAGGTCACAGGTGTGTACGGCAGTGTCCTGTACTCACTTCCAGACTGGGTGATTAGTGTCTCCTAAATTTCACCTGGAACCTCAGATTGTGACCTgtttggaagtagggtctttgcagatgtaattaaggttaggATTGAGAGGAGACCATCCTGCGTTAGGCTGGGTTCTAAGTCAGGCAGAAGTGAGTGTCCTCATAAGAGAAAAAGGCCGTCAGGGAGAAGTTATGTGAAGATGGAGCCCCGGACTGGAGGGGCGTGCCCACAGGCCCACGGGCACCTGGAGCCCCCGGAAGGTAAGAGGCAGGAGGACCCTCCCTGGATCCTGGGGAGGAAGCGCGGCCCTGGGACTCCTTGACGTGGGGCTTCTGGCTCCAGAACCGGGAGGGGACAAACACCTGTTACTCAGGCTGCCCTGTTTGTGGAACTTCGGGAACTCGCTGCTGTCCtacctgggggagggagagcgCCAGCCAGGGCAGGTCCCGGCTGCCCCTGTGTGGGGGCCGTGACAGCGGCTCGAGTCCTGGCCGGCACGGCAGGCAGGCGGCCAGCCTCCCACTCCTGCACCTGCATCCTGGGCAGGCTTCTCCCGCCACGGGGCTCCCAGCGGGCCGGTGAGTCCCCTCCGTCGAGCACCCCACGCAGACCAGCCGTGGAGTGAGGTCTCCCAAGTGAGCAGAGCTGGCCTTCGGTGACTGGGTCCATCCCAGAGCTGTGGCTTCCTCGGGGGGCCCCATCCTGGCTCCTCGTGGTCTAGGCCGCGGCTGAGGGCTCTGGGTTAGGGCTTCCCCAGGTGTGACCCACCCccgggcagggagggaggctgtgGGGAGAGTCCCTGGGCTCAGGGCAGCTCGGGCCCCCTCCTAAAACGGTCCTCACCCGCCCCCGAGGCCTGTCGCCACCTGCACCTGCTCTGGCTGGTCCCCGAGGGCTCAGGGCCCTGGTGCTTGCTGCTGTCGGGGCAGCTGAGCTAGGGATGGCCCTCCCCGCTCTCTGGGCCTGCATCCAGCTGCTGGCCTGCAGGGCTCAACCTTGCTGGGACCTGTGGCCCTGGCTTCCCTGGTCCTGGGTGACTGTACCTCGAGCAGTGCCCAGCTGTCTAGCCTCCGGGGCCACT
This Balaenoptera musculus isolate JJ_BM4_2016_0621 chromosome 7, mBalMus1.pri.v3, whole genome shotgun sequence DNA region includes the following protein-coding sequences:
- the NEU4 gene encoding LOW QUALITY PROTEIN: sialidase-4 (The sequence of the model RefSeq protein was modified relative to this genomic sequence to represent the inferred CDS: inserted 7 bases in 6 codons; deleted 1 base in 1 codon) → MSRWGLEFRTLICRRAAGPPLGQQATLYTSPGHPQDPRSERVMAVEAWRLEHGAPRVPAQTVLFQGKRAGLTYRVPSLLPVPPGPTLLAFAEQQLSPDDAHAHRLVQRTGTLAGGPVRWGAARVLGAAALDEHRSRNPCPVHVVRTAXVFLFIAVHGREAAQIAAGENAARLCCVTSEDAGRSWGGARDLTAEAVGGAEQDWATFAVGSTHGVRLGSGRLLVLAYTYRVDWRECFGEICGTDPHSFXRTWHRGGLVPNLRSGEGQLAVVDRGPAGGILYCNAXEPLGSHVQVLSVDEGASFLPGELVLALAETAGGCQDSIVGFPAPPSSRPDDEGCSMGTRNPLHLPHLCPEPQEPPEKEGAGDTRGGGGLGGTEGCGDGPSEPGPGSGLGGNRGAWTXRAPGPPSALSQSPTWLLYSHPVGRRAQLHMGILLSRSSXDPHSCTEPWAIHEGPSGYSDLASIRPTPERALTFACLYESGTGVSYEEISFCMFSLQEVLGNVRAAPXHPSLGDKPPGRCRPS